From Vidua macroura isolate BioBank_ID:100142 chromosome 8, ASM2450914v1, whole genome shotgun sequence, one genomic window encodes:
- the LRRC18 gene encoding leucine-rich repeat-containing protein 18: protein MPKGKGPQGKRITLKVAKNAVRVLFNGRRRLELSKMGIAIFPKCLLELADVEEIDLSRNMLRKIPNIIEKFQNLMWLDLHSNQIDELPAEIGTLQNLTYLNLCNNKLTTKGLPEELTHLKNLRTLNLGLNCLETIPTTLGALRELIELGLFDNSLTIIPKSVKKLPKLERLNVKRNPLPEFAKEDEPIDTIKRIESLYLVEKKDLCNSCLQTCQGERDELHKLEDMTPGPSDKPSFPSLTTPNSTAMDNQEEWRIKDENL, encoded by the coding sequence ATGCCCAAGGGAAAAGGTCCACAAGGGAAAAGGATCACCTTGAAAGTGGCCAAAAACGCAGTCCGGGTACTTTTTAATGGAAGGCGCCGTCTTGAGTTAAGCAAAATGGGCATTGCCATCTTCCCCAAGTGCCTTCTGGAACTGGCTGATGTGGAGGAAATTGATTTGAGCAGAAACATGTTAAGAAAGATTCCAAACATCATTGAGAAGTTCCAGAATCTGATGTGGCTGGACCTGCATAGTAATCAGATTGATGAGCTGCCTGCAGAAATAGGCACACTTCAGAACCTTACTTACCTGAATTTATGCAACAACAAGTTGACCACAAAAGGTCTACCAGAAGAGTTGACCCACCTCAAGAACCTGCGTACTCTCAACCTTGGCTTAAACTGTCTTGAGACTATTCCCACCACTCTTGGGGCCCTGAGGGAACTTATTGAACTAGGTCTCTTTGACAACTCCTTGACCATCATCCCAAAGAGCGTGAAAAAACTCCCCAagcttgagagactgaatgtAAAAAGAAACCCTTTACCAGAATTCGCAAAGGAAGATGAGCCAATTGACACCATTAAACGCATAGAATCGCTTTACTTAGTAGAAAAGAAAGACCTGTGCAATTCCTGCCTGCAGACGTGTCAGGGTGAGAGGGATGAGCTGCACAAGTTAGAGGACATGACACCCGGCCCCTCAGATAAGCCAAGTTTCCCTTCACTCACTACACCCAATTCCACTGCAATGGATAACCAAGAAGAATGGagaataaaagatgaaaatctGTGA